In Xiphophorus couchianus chromosome 8, X_couchianus-1.0, whole genome shotgun sequence, the following proteins share a genomic window:
- the garnl3 gene encoding GTPase-activating Rap/Ran-GAP domain-like protein 3 isoform X3: MNSDKNAYLGKDKGIMRKRALLLRKGCSFEITSSASEDLGCRRGDFSRKHYGSVELLISSDADGAIHRAGRFRVENGSLDEASDYTPGTWRRTDVHLENPEYHTRWYFKYFLGKVHQNYVGTDAEKNPFYLSVVLSDQNNQRVPQYRAILWRKTGTLKISLPYSPTKTLSVKSILSAMNMDRFEKGPREILNPEIQKDLLVLEEQEGSVNFKFGVLFARDGQLTDDEMFSNETGSENFDKFLNLLGDTVTLQGWAGYRGGLDTKNDTTGLQSIYTVYQGHELMFHVSTMLPYSKENKQQVERKRHIGNDIVTIVFQEGDDASSSFKPSMIRSHFTHIFALVRYNSQNDSYRLKIFSEESVPLFGPPLPSPPVFTDHHEFRDFLLVKLINGEKATLETPTFAQKRQRTLDMLIRSLYQDLMPDLHKNMLNRRSFSDVLPESPKSARKKEEARQAEFVRIGQALKLKTIVRGDAPTSLVTTGLCRKEPWESQSFSSTFPYEIICADSWGQSLLVATDTAGVLMLDGPDPPLPGAETPTLPPVQVFDKTMAVKQMHILEPQDLLITRADKGKDARLYVFRLGGIKRGLEERQLVRSKCDCRENKLEKTKGCHLYSINTHHGSELRIVAAIRTKLLLITRKHPRFSAVATGADSPVEEFQYIREICLCDPPVVMALVDGPTGENDNMICVAYKHQFDLINESTGDAYRLHHVDANRVNFVAAIDVYEDGEAGLLLCYNYICYYKKVCPFNGSTPMIQSNTSDFHFSWNQMPNAIVCAFPYILAFTTDSIEIRLVVNGNLVYTAVVPELQLAASRSDIYFVSSAPVSSASNCSSRDTSSQSSPQTPTGYEMPVFPSPLGDDSIRIPYGTKLSLYMSKDAEGEATCKQIFKIPLCNLVGRSIERPLKSPLVNKVMTAPAPAMMAPTPLISATHSLSLSRMEIKEIASRTRKELLGLTEEPSGKSDSGSVKQRKMSKKNTDEDPKARAMTSTNSDSRLASESVDAELDVQLCCSSALEADPEMVVLQEGSPPLASAFALSTSFEDDVLDLK, encoded by the exons CTGATTTCCAGTGATGCAGATGGGGCCATTCACAGGGCGGGACGCTTCAGGGTGGAGAACGGTTCATTAGATGAG GCTTCAGACTACACTCCTGGAACATGGAGGAGAACGGACGTCCATCTGGAAAACCCAGAGTACCACACCAGATGGTACTTTAAGTACTTCTTGGGAAAAG tcCACCAGAACTACGTGGGTACAGATGCCGAGAAAAACCCTTTCTACCTGTCGGTCGTCCTCTCGGACCAGAACAACCAGCGGGTCCCTCAGTACCGAGCCATTCTCTGGAGAAAAACG GGAACTTTGAAGATCAGCCTCCCGTACAGTCCGACTAAAACACTATCAGTCAAGTCCATCTTAAG TGCAATGAACATGGACAGGTTTGAGAAAGGCCCCAGGGAGATCCTCAACCCAGAGATTCAGAAG GACCTGCTGGTGTTGGAGGAACAGGAG ggTTCAGTCAATTTTAAATTTGGTGTGCTGTTTGCCAGAGACGGACAGCTCACAGATGACGAGATGTTTAGCAATG AGACGGGGAGCGAGAACTTCGACAAGTTCCTCAATTTGCTGGGTGATACTGTCACACTGCAGGGGTGGGCAGGCTATCGAGGAGGGCTCGACACCAAGA ATGACACTACAGGACTTCAGTCCATCTACACGGTGTATCAAGGCCATGAGCTCATGTTCCACGTCTCCACCATGTTGCCCTACTCTAAGGAGAACAAGCAGCAG GTGGAGCGGAAGAGGCACATTGGAAACGACATCGTTACCATCGTATTTCAGGAAGGGGACGACGCGTCGTCGTCCTTCAAACCATCTATGATCCGATCACACTTCACCC atatttttgctttagtcAGGTATAATAGCCAGAATGACAGTTACAG GTTGAAGATTTTCTCGGAGGAGAGCGTTCCACTGTTTGGACCCCCTCTTCCATCTCCGCCTGTATTTACTGACCACCACGAATTCAGGGACTTTTTATTAGTCAAAT TAATCAATGGAGAGAAAGCCACACTGGAGACGCCAACGTTTGCCCAGAAACGTCAGCGGACCCTTGACATGCTGATCCGCTCGCTCTACCAAGACCTCATGCCTGACCTGCACAAG AACATGTTAAACCGGAGGTCTTTCAGCGACGTGCTGCCTGAGTCTCCAAAGTCGGCGCGTAAGAAGGAGGAGGCCCGGCAGGCTGAGTTTGTCCGAATAGGGCAG GCTCTGAAGCTGAAGACCATCGTGAGAGGAGATGCACCAACAAGCCTTGTTACCACAGGCCTGTGCAGAAAAGAG CCATGGGAATCTCAGTCTTTCAGCAGCACGTTCCCCTACGAGATCATATGTGCCGACTCGTGGGGTCAGTCTCTGCTGGTGGCCACCGACACAGCGGGGGTCTTGATGCTGGATG GCCCTGATCCACCGCTGCCCGGTGCTG AGACGCCGACGCTTCCCCCTGTGCAGGTGTTTGACAAAACCATGGCAGTGAAGCAGATGCACATTCTGGAGCCTCAGGACCTTCTGATTACCCGGGCAGACAAAG GAAAGGACGCTCGGCTGTACGTGTTCAGACTCGGCGGCATCAAGAGAGGCCTGGAGGAACGGCAGCTCGTCAGAAGCAAGTGTGACTGCAGGGAGAACAAACTGGAGAAAACTAAAG GTTGTCATTTGTACTCTATCAACACCCACCACGGCTCTGAGCTGAGAATAGTAGCAGCCATCAGAACCAAACTCCTCCTAATTACCAGGAAGCATCCGCGTTTCAGCGCTGTCGCCACGGGAGCAGACTCCCCGGTGGAGGAGTTTCAGTACATACGG GAAATCTGTCTGTGTGACCCGCCTGTGGTGATGGCGCTGGTAGACGGTCCGACCGGGGAGAACGACAACATGATATGCGTGGCCTACAAACACCAGTTCGACCTGATCAATGAGAGCACTGGGGATGCCTATCGACTTCATCACGTCGACGCCAACAGG GTAAACTTTGTAGCAGCCATTGATGTGTATGAAGACGGCGAGGCGGGCCTTCTCTTGTGTTACAACT ATATTTGTTACTATAAGAAAGTTTGCCCCTTTAACGGCTCCACACCAATGATCCAGTCCAACACTTCTGATTTCCACTTCAGCTGGAACCAGATGCCCAACGCTATCG tttgcGCTTTTCCTTACATCCTCGCCTTCACAACGGATTCCATTGAGATCCGACTGGTGGTCAATGGAAACCTTGTTTACACAGCAGTGGTCCCGGAGCTGCAGCTGGCTGCCTCGAGG TCGGACATCTATTTTGTCTCGTCGGCGCCGGTGAGCTCAGCCTCCAACTGCAGTTCCAGAGACACCAGCTCTCAGAGCTCCCCCCAGACGCCCACAGGCTACGAGATGCCCGTATTTCCTTCACCGCTCGGAGATG ATTCAATACGGATCCCCTATGGTACCAAGCTTTCCCTGTACATGTCTAAGGACGCTGAAG GTGAAGCAACATGTAAGCAAATCTTCAAGATTCCTCTGTGTAACCTGGTGGGCCGCAGCATCGAAAGGCCCCTGAAGTCCCCCCTGGTCAACAAAGTGATGACCGCGCCCGCCCCCGCCATGATGGCGCCCACTCCGCTTATCTCCGCCACACACTCGCTGTCCCTGTCCCGCATGGAGATCAAAGAGATAGCCAGCCGCACCCGGAAGGAGCTGCTGG GCCTGACCGAGGAGCCGAGTGGGAAGTCGGACAGCGGATCAGTCAAACAGAGAAAGATGAGCAAAAAGAACACTGATGAGGATCCCAAAGCTAGAGCGATGACGTCAACAAACAGCGACAG CAGGTTAGCCTCAGAGTCGGTGGACGCGGAGCTGGACGTCCAGCTGTGCTGCTCGTCCGCCTTGGAGGCCGATCCGGAGATGGTGGTGCTGCAGGAGGGCAGTCCGCCTCTTGCCAGCGCGTTTGCCCTCTCCACGTCCTTCGAAGACGATGTCCTGGACCTAAAGTGA
- the garnl3 gene encoding GTPase-activating Rap/Ran-GAP domain-like protein 3 isoform X1, whose amino-acid sequence MNSDKNAYLGKDKGIMRKRALLLRKGCSFEITSSASEDLGCRRGDFSRKHYGSVELLISSDADGAIHRAGRFRVENGSLDEASDYTPGTWRRTDVHLENPEYHTRWYFKYFLGKVHQNYVGTDAEKNPFYLSVVLSDQNNQRVPQYRAILWRKTGTLKISLPYSPTKTLSVKSILSAMNMDRFEKGPREILNPEIQKDLLVLEEQEGSVNFKFGVLFARDGQLTDDEMFSNETGSENFDKFLNLLGDTVTLQGWAGYRGGLDTKNDTTGLQSIYTVYQGHELMFHVSTMLPYSKENKQQVERKRHIGNDIVTIVFQEGDDASSSFKPSMIRSHFTHIFALVRYNSQNDSYRLKIFSEESVPLFGPPLPSPPVFTDHHEFRDFLLVKLINGEKATLETPTFAQKRQRTLDMLIRSLYQDLMPDLHKVPFSPQNMLNRRSFSDVLPESPKSARKKEEARQAEFVRIGQALKLKTIVRGDAPTSLVTTGLCRKEPWESQSFSSTFPYEIICADSWGQSLLVATDTAGVLMLDGPDPPLPGAETPTLPPVQVFDKTMAVKQMHILEPQDLLITRADKGKDARLYVFRLGGIKRGLEERQLVRSKCDCRENKLEKTKGCHLYSINTHHGSELRIVAAIRTKLLLITRKHPRFSAVATGADSPVEEFQYIREICLCDPPVVMALVDGPTGENDNMICVAYKHQFDLINESTGDAYRLHHVDANRVNFVAAIDVYEDGEAGLLLCYNYICYYKKVCPFNGSTPMIQSNTSDFHFSWNQMPNAIVCAFPYILAFTTDSIEIRLVVNGNLVYTAVVPELQLAASRSDIYFVSSAPVSSASNCSSRDTSSQSSPQTPTGYEMPVFPSPLGDDSIRIPYGTKLSLYMSKDAEGEATCKQIFKIPLCNLVGRSIERPLKSPLVNKVMTAPAPAMMAPTPLISATHSLSLSRMEIKEIASRTRKELLGLTEEPSGKSDSGSVKQRKMSKKNTDEDPKARAMTSTNSDSRLASESVDAELDVQLCCSSALEADPEMVVLQEGSPPLASAFALSTSFEDDVLDLK is encoded by the exons CTGATTTCCAGTGATGCAGATGGGGCCATTCACAGGGCGGGACGCTTCAGGGTGGAGAACGGTTCATTAGATGAG GCTTCAGACTACACTCCTGGAACATGGAGGAGAACGGACGTCCATCTGGAAAACCCAGAGTACCACACCAGATGGTACTTTAAGTACTTCTTGGGAAAAG tcCACCAGAACTACGTGGGTACAGATGCCGAGAAAAACCCTTTCTACCTGTCGGTCGTCCTCTCGGACCAGAACAACCAGCGGGTCCCTCAGTACCGAGCCATTCTCTGGAGAAAAACG GGAACTTTGAAGATCAGCCTCCCGTACAGTCCGACTAAAACACTATCAGTCAAGTCCATCTTAAG TGCAATGAACATGGACAGGTTTGAGAAAGGCCCCAGGGAGATCCTCAACCCAGAGATTCAGAAG GACCTGCTGGTGTTGGAGGAACAGGAG ggTTCAGTCAATTTTAAATTTGGTGTGCTGTTTGCCAGAGACGGACAGCTCACAGATGACGAGATGTTTAGCAATG AGACGGGGAGCGAGAACTTCGACAAGTTCCTCAATTTGCTGGGTGATACTGTCACACTGCAGGGGTGGGCAGGCTATCGAGGAGGGCTCGACACCAAGA ATGACACTACAGGACTTCAGTCCATCTACACGGTGTATCAAGGCCATGAGCTCATGTTCCACGTCTCCACCATGTTGCCCTACTCTAAGGAGAACAAGCAGCAG GTGGAGCGGAAGAGGCACATTGGAAACGACATCGTTACCATCGTATTTCAGGAAGGGGACGACGCGTCGTCGTCCTTCAAACCATCTATGATCCGATCACACTTCACCC atatttttgctttagtcAGGTATAATAGCCAGAATGACAGTTACAG GTTGAAGATTTTCTCGGAGGAGAGCGTTCCACTGTTTGGACCCCCTCTTCCATCTCCGCCTGTATTTACTGACCACCACGAATTCAGGGACTTTTTATTAGTCAAAT TAATCAATGGAGAGAAAGCCACACTGGAGACGCCAACGTTTGCCCAGAAACGTCAGCGGACCCTTGACATGCTGATCCGCTCGCTCTACCAAGACCTCATGCCTGACCTGCACAAG GTTCCCTTTTCTCCCCAGAACATGTTAAACCGGAGGTCTTTCAGCGACGTGCTGCCTGAGTCTCCAAAGTCGGCGCGTAAGAAGGAGGAGGCCCGGCAGGCTGAGTTTGTCCGAATAGGGCAG GCTCTGAAGCTGAAGACCATCGTGAGAGGAGATGCACCAACAAGCCTTGTTACCACAGGCCTGTGCAGAAAAGAG CCATGGGAATCTCAGTCTTTCAGCAGCACGTTCCCCTACGAGATCATATGTGCCGACTCGTGGGGTCAGTCTCTGCTGGTGGCCACCGACACAGCGGGGGTCTTGATGCTGGATG GCCCTGATCCACCGCTGCCCGGTGCTG AGACGCCGACGCTTCCCCCTGTGCAGGTGTTTGACAAAACCATGGCAGTGAAGCAGATGCACATTCTGGAGCCTCAGGACCTTCTGATTACCCGGGCAGACAAAG GAAAGGACGCTCGGCTGTACGTGTTCAGACTCGGCGGCATCAAGAGAGGCCTGGAGGAACGGCAGCTCGTCAGAAGCAAGTGTGACTGCAGGGAGAACAAACTGGAGAAAACTAAAG GTTGTCATTTGTACTCTATCAACACCCACCACGGCTCTGAGCTGAGAATAGTAGCAGCCATCAGAACCAAACTCCTCCTAATTACCAGGAAGCATCCGCGTTTCAGCGCTGTCGCCACGGGAGCAGACTCCCCGGTGGAGGAGTTTCAGTACATACGG GAAATCTGTCTGTGTGACCCGCCTGTGGTGATGGCGCTGGTAGACGGTCCGACCGGGGAGAACGACAACATGATATGCGTGGCCTACAAACACCAGTTCGACCTGATCAATGAGAGCACTGGGGATGCCTATCGACTTCATCACGTCGACGCCAACAGG GTAAACTTTGTAGCAGCCATTGATGTGTATGAAGACGGCGAGGCGGGCCTTCTCTTGTGTTACAACT ATATTTGTTACTATAAGAAAGTTTGCCCCTTTAACGGCTCCACACCAATGATCCAGTCCAACACTTCTGATTTCCACTTCAGCTGGAACCAGATGCCCAACGCTATCG tttgcGCTTTTCCTTACATCCTCGCCTTCACAACGGATTCCATTGAGATCCGACTGGTGGTCAATGGAAACCTTGTTTACACAGCAGTGGTCCCGGAGCTGCAGCTGGCTGCCTCGAGG TCGGACATCTATTTTGTCTCGTCGGCGCCGGTGAGCTCAGCCTCCAACTGCAGTTCCAGAGACACCAGCTCTCAGAGCTCCCCCCAGACGCCCACAGGCTACGAGATGCCCGTATTTCCTTCACCGCTCGGAGATG ATTCAATACGGATCCCCTATGGTACCAAGCTTTCCCTGTACATGTCTAAGGACGCTGAAG GTGAAGCAACATGTAAGCAAATCTTCAAGATTCCTCTGTGTAACCTGGTGGGCCGCAGCATCGAAAGGCCCCTGAAGTCCCCCCTGGTCAACAAAGTGATGACCGCGCCCGCCCCCGCCATGATGGCGCCCACTCCGCTTATCTCCGCCACACACTCGCTGTCCCTGTCCCGCATGGAGATCAAAGAGATAGCCAGCCGCACCCGGAAGGAGCTGCTGG GCCTGACCGAGGAGCCGAGTGGGAAGTCGGACAGCGGATCAGTCAAACAGAGAAAGATGAGCAAAAAGAACACTGATGAGGATCCCAAAGCTAGAGCGATGACGTCAACAAACAGCGACAG CAGGTTAGCCTCAGAGTCGGTGGACGCGGAGCTGGACGTCCAGCTGTGCTGCTCGTCCGCCTTGGAGGCCGATCCGGAGATGGTGGTGCTGCAGGAGGGCAGTCCGCCTCTTGCCAGCGCGTTTGCCCTCTCCACGTCCTTCGAAGACGATGTCCTGGACCTAAAGTGA
- the garnl3 gene encoding GTPase-activating Rap/Ran-GAP domain-like protein 3 isoform X4 → MNSVDPASSKLLTFNQRSASEDLGCRRGDFSRKHYGSVELLISSDADGAIHRAGRFRVENGSLDEASDYTPGTWRRTDVHLENPEYHTRWYFKYFLGKVHQNYVGTDAEKNPFYLSVVLSDQNNQRVPQYRAILWRKTGTLKISLPYSPTKTLSVKSILSAMNMDRFEKGPREILNPEIQKDLLVLEEQEGSVNFKFGVLFARDGQLTDDEMFSNETGSENFDKFLNLLGDTVTLQGWAGYRGGLDTKNDTTGLQSIYTVYQGHELMFHVSTMLPYSKENKQQVERKRHIGNDIVTIVFQEGDDASSSFKPSMIRSHFTHIFALVRYNSQNDSYRLKIFSEESVPLFGPPLPSPPVFTDHHEFRDFLLVKLINGEKATLETPTFAQKRQRTLDMLIRSLYQDLMPDLHKVPFSPQNMLNRRSFSDVLPESPKSARKKEEARQAEFVRIGQALKLKTIVRGDAPTSLVTTGLCRKEPWESQSFSSTFPYEIICADSWGQSLLVATDTAGVLMLDGPDPPLPGAETPTLPPVQVFDKTMAVKQMHILEPQDLLITRADKGKDARLYVFRLGGIKRGLEERQLVRSKCDCRENKLEKTKGCHLYSINTHHGSELRIVAAIRTKLLLITRKHPRFSAVATGADSPVEEFQYIREICLCDPPVVMALVDGPTGENDNMICVAYKHQFDLINESTGDAYRLHHVDANRVNFVAAIDVYEDGEAGLLLCYNYICYYKKVCPFNGSTPMIQSNTSDFHFSWNQMPNAIVCAFPYILAFTTDSIEIRLVVNGNLVYTAVVPELQLAASRSDIYFVSSAPVSSASNCSSRDTSSQSSPQTPTGYEMPVFPSPLGDDSIRIPYGTKLSLYMSKDAEGEATCKQIFKIPLCNLVGRSIERPLKSPLVNKVMTAPAPAMMAPTPLISATHSLSLSRMEIKEIASRTRKELLGLTEEPSGKSDSGSVKQRKMSKKNTDEDPKARAMTSTNSDSRLASESVDAELDVQLCCSSALEADPEMVVLQEGSPPLASAFALSTSFEDDVLDLK, encoded by the exons CTGATTTCCAGTGATGCAGATGGGGCCATTCACAGGGCGGGACGCTTCAGGGTGGAGAACGGTTCATTAGATGAG GCTTCAGACTACACTCCTGGAACATGGAGGAGAACGGACGTCCATCTGGAAAACCCAGAGTACCACACCAGATGGTACTTTAAGTACTTCTTGGGAAAAG tcCACCAGAACTACGTGGGTACAGATGCCGAGAAAAACCCTTTCTACCTGTCGGTCGTCCTCTCGGACCAGAACAACCAGCGGGTCCCTCAGTACCGAGCCATTCTCTGGAGAAAAACG GGAACTTTGAAGATCAGCCTCCCGTACAGTCCGACTAAAACACTATCAGTCAAGTCCATCTTAAG TGCAATGAACATGGACAGGTTTGAGAAAGGCCCCAGGGAGATCCTCAACCCAGAGATTCAGAAG GACCTGCTGGTGTTGGAGGAACAGGAG ggTTCAGTCAATTTTAAATTTGGTGTGCTGTTTGCCAGAGACGGACAGCTCACAGATGACGAGATGTTTAGCAATG AGACGGGGAGCGAGAACTTCGACAAGTTCCTCAATTTGCTGGGTGATACTGTCACACTGCAGGGGTGGGCAGGCTATCGAGGAGGGCTCGACACCAAGA ATGACACTACAGGACTTCAGTCCATCTACACGGTGTATCAAGGCCATGAGCTCATGTTCCACGTCTCCACCATGTTGCCCTACTCTAAGGAGAACAAGCAGCAG GTGGAGCGGAAGAGGCACATTGGAAACGACATCGTTACCATCGTATTTCAGGAAGGGGACGACGCGTCGTCGTCCTTCAAACCATCTATGATCCGATCACACTTCACCC atatttttgctttagtcAGGTATAATAGCCAGAATGACAGTTACAG GTTGAAGATTTTCTCGGAGGAGAGCGTTCCACTGTTTGGACCCCCTCTTCCATCTCCGCCTGTATTTACTGACCACCACGAATTCAGGGACTTTTTATTAGTCAAAT TAATCAATGGAGAGAAAGCCACACTGGAGACGCCAACGTTTGCCCAGAAACGTCAGCGGACCCTTGACATGCTGATCCGCTCGCTCTACCAAGACCTCATGCCTGACCTGCACAAG GTTCCCTTTTCTCCCCAGAACATGTTAAACCGGAGGTCTTTCAGCGACGTGCTGCCTGAGTCTCCAAAGTCGGCGCGTAAGAAGGAGGAGGCCCGGCAGGCTGAGTTTGTCCGAATAGGGCAG GCTCTGAAGCTGAAGACCATCGTGAGAGGAGATGCACCAACAAGCCTTGTTACCACAGGCCTGTGCAGAAAAGAG CCATGGGAATCTCAGTCTTTCAGCAGCACGTTCCCCTACGAGATCATATGTGCCGACTCGTGGGGTCAGTCTCTGCTGGTGGCCACCGACACAGCGGGGGTCTTGATGCTGGATG GCCCTGATCCACCGCTGCCCGGTGCTG AGACGCCGACGCTTCCCCCTGTGCAGGTGTTTGACAAAACCATGGCAGTGAAGCAGATGCACATTCTGGAGCCTCAGGACCTTCTGATTACCCGGGCAGACAAAG GAAAGGACGCTCGGCTGTACGTGTTCAGACTCGGCGGCATCAAGAGAGGCCTGGAGGAACGGCAGCTCGTCAGAAGCAAGTGTGACTGCAGGGAGAACAAACTGGAGAAAACTAAAG GTTGTCATTTGTACTCTATCAACACCCACCACGGCTCTGAGCTGAGAATAGTAGCAGCCATCAGAACCAAACTCCTCCTAATTACCAGGAAGCATCCGCGTTTCAGCGCTGTCGCCACGGGAGCAGACTCCCCGGTGGAGGAGTTTCAGTACATACGG GAAATCTGTCTGTGTGACCCGCCTGTGGTGATGGCGCTGGTAGACGGTCCGACCGGGGAGAACGACAACATGATATGCGTGGCCTACAAACACCAGTTCGACCTGATCAATGAGAGCACTGGGGATGCCTATCGACTTCATCACGTCGACGCCAACAGG GTAAACTTTGTAGCAGCCATTGATGTGTATGAAGACGGCGAGGCGGGCCTTCTCTTGTGTTACAACT ATATTTGTTACTATAAGAAAGTTTGCCCCTTTAACGGCTCCACACCAATGATCCAGTCCAACACTTCTGATTTCCACTTCAGCTGGAACCAGATGCCCAACGCTATCG tttgcGCTTTTCCTTACATCCTCGCCTTCACAACGGATTCCATTGAGATCCGACTGGTGGTCAATGGAAACCTTGTTTACACAGCAGTGGTCCCGGAGCTGCAGCTGGCTGCCTCGAGG TCGGACATCTATTTTGTCTCGTCGGCGCCGGTGAGCTCAGCCTCCAACTGCAGTTCCAGAGACACCAGCTCTCAGAGCTCCCCCCAGACGCCCACAGGCTACGAGATGCCCGTATTTCCTTCACCGCTCGGAGATG ATTCAATACGGATCCCCTATGGTACCAAGCTTTCCCTGTACATGTCTAAGGACGCTGAAG GTGAAGCAACATGTAAGCAAATCTTCAAGATTCCTCTGTGTAACCTGGTGGGCCGCAGCATCGAAAGGCCCCTGAAGTCCCCCCTGGTCAACAAAGTGATGACCGCGCCCGCCCCCGCCATGATGGCGCCCACTCCGCTTATCTCCGCCACACACTCGCTGTCCCTGTCCCGCATGGAGATCAAAGAGATAGCCAGCCGCACCCGGAAGGAGCTGCTGG GCCTGACCGAGGAGCCGAGTGGGAAGTCGGACAGCGGATCAGTCAAACAGAGAAAGATGAGCAAAAAGAACACTGATGAGGATCCCAAAGCTAGAGCGATGACGTCAACAAACAGCGACAG CAGGTTAGCCTCAGAGTCGGTGGACGCGGAGCTGGACGTCCAGCTGTGCTGCTCGTCCGCCTTGGAGGCCGATCCGGAGATGGTGGTGCTGCAGGAGGGCAGTCCGCCTCTTGCCAGCGCGTTTGCCCTCTCCACGTCCTTCGAAGACGATGTCCTGGACCTAAAGTGA